The following are from one region of the Salvia splendens isolate huo1 chromosome 2, SspV2, whole genome shotgun sequence genome:
- the LOC121760229 gene encoding probable mediator of RNA polymerase II transcription subunit 26c isoform X2, producing the protein MDLNDFRSFISDSGIDVWTCIEMAISVASADHQIELRNRRDGIVEKLFAPPCQNCVEKKDEVDRQSLGQNDDEADEQRKIIEIRNLLDDHSQNERYLIEMLQRLLEMNTSFITLKNTEIGRHVAKLRKHSSSEVRRLVKIVIRKWKETVDEWVKQNTPIEEEEVATEFNGDVRDHPNPPKRKARDNGVLLNHEDYQESQYAKKQVKDISKLKNSVVSNNGGIGRGSVLINN; encoded by the exons ATGGATTTGAACGACTTCCGCTCCTTCATATCGGATTCCGGAATTGATGTCTGGACTTGCATCGAAATGGCGATATCCGTGGCGTCTGCTGATCATCAAATCGAGCTCCGGAATCGGAGAGACGGAATTGTCGAGAAGCTTTTCGCGCCGCCGTGTCAGAATTGTGTGGAGAAGAAGGACGAGGTCGATCGGCAAAGTCTAGGTCAAAATGATGATGAGGCAGATGAGCAGAGGAAGATTATAGAAATCAGGAATCTTCTAGATGATCATAGCCAG AATGAGAGATATTTGATTGAGATGCTTCAGAGGCTTTTGGAGATGAATACTAGTTTTATAACTCTCAAG AATACTGAGATAGGAAGACATGTAGCTAAACTGCGAAAGCATTCATCGAGTGAAGTTCGAAGACTGGTTAAAATTGTTATCAG AAAATGGAAAGAGACTGTTGATGAATGGGTGAAACAGAATACACctatagaagaagaagaagtagcCACTGAATTCAATG GTGATGTAAGAGATCATCCAAATCCACCAAAG AGGAAGGCAAGGGATAATGGGGTATTACTGAATCATGAAGATTATCAAGAATCTCAATATG CCAAGAAACAAGTGAAGGATATTTCAAAACTCAAGAATTCGGTTGTTTCCAACAATGGAGGCATAGGCAGAGGCAGTGTCCTTATCAACAACTG a
- the LOC121760229 gene encoding probable mediator of RNA polymerase II transcription subunit 26c isoform X1, whose product MDLNDFRSFISDSGIDVWTCIEMAISVASADHQIELRNRRDGIVEKLFAPPCQNCVEKKDEVDRQSLGQNDDEADEQRKIIEIRNLLDDHSQNERYLIEMLQRLLEMNTSFITLKNTEIGRHVAKLRKHSSSEVRRLVKIVIRKWKETVDEWVKQNTPIEEEEVATEFNGDVRDHPNPPKRKARDNGVLLNHEDYQESQYAKKQVKDISKLKNSVVSNNGGIGRGSVLINNW is encoded by the exons ATGGATTTGAACGACTTCCGCTCCTTCATATCGGATTCCGGAATTGATGTCTGGACTTGCATCGAAATGGCGATATCCGTGGCGTCTGCTGATCATCAAATCGAGCTCCGGAATCGGAGAGACGGAATTGTCGAGAAGCTTTTCGCGCCGCCGTGTCAGAATTGTGTGGAGAAGAAGGACGAGGTCGATCGGCAAAGTCTAGGTCAAAATGATGATGAGGCAGATGAGCAGAGGAAGATTATAGAAATCAGGAATCTTCTAGATGATCATAGCCAG AATGAGAGATATTTGATTGAGATGCTTCAGAGGCTTTTGGAGATGAATACTAGTTTTATAACTCTCAAG AATACTGAGATAGGAAGACATGTAGCTAAACTGCGAAAGCATTCATCGAGTGAAGTTCGAAGACTGGTTAAAATTGTTATCAG AAAATGGAAAGAGACTGTTGATGAATGGGTGAAACAGAATACACctatagaagaagaagaagtagcCACTGAATTCAATG GTGATGTAAGAGATCATCCAAATCCACCAAAG AGGAAGGCAAGGGATAATGGGGTATTACTGAATCATGAAGATTATCAAGAATCTCAATATG CCAAGAAACAAGTGAAGGATATTTCAAAACTCAAGAATTCGGTTGTTTCCAACAATGGAGGCATAGGCAGAGGCAGTGTCCTTATCAACAACTGGTGA